A genome region from Baekduia alba includes the following:
- a CDS encoding GNAT family N-acetyltransferase, which translates to MSASDDIEIVRGRAELLDQVRPLWLALRNHHNKIAPDLGPVREDDESWRRRRAQYEAWLGDERAFVLLARRQHRAVGYAFVRVEQQGSPTWEGDGLGADLETLSLLPEARGTGLGARLIALVRDEVERRGYAQLSLTAVASNHDALRFYEREGFTATFVVLRDTGRR; encoded by the coding sequence CGCCGAGCTGCTGGACCAGGTCCGGCCGCTCTGGCTCGCGTTGCGCAACCACCACAACAAGATCGCGCCCGACCTCGGCCCGGTCCGCGAGGACGACGAGTCCTGGCGCCGTCGCCGAGCGCAGTACGAGGCGTGGCTCGGCGACGAGCGCGCCTTCGTCCTGCTCGCCCGCCGCCAGCATCGGGCCGTCGGCTACGCGTTCGTCCGCGTCGAGCAGCAGGGCTCGCCGACGTGGGAGGGCGACGGCCTCGGGGCGGACCTCGAGACCCTCAGCCTCCTGCCCGAGGCCCGCGGCACCGGCCTCGGCGCCCGCCTCATCGCGCTCGTCCGCGACGAGGTCGAGCGCCGGGGCTACGCCCAGCTCTCCCTCACCGCGGTGGCCAGCAACCACGACGCCCTGCGCTTCTACGAGCGCGAGGGCTTCACCGCGACGTTCGTCGTGCTCAGGGACACGGGACGGCGCTGA